The nucleotide window TATTTATTTATGGtgcagattcactcatttttctccatatgtactccgtctcggtgtagtctagtcacttgttgaaatctctagaagggcaaatactcctttctggtttacagggctatactagcaagtagttgtacgtactagtacaatagtgggctcacgtagcaattttgtctcatgcaagagcctggctatatgcaTGCTCCAATGTTCACAACTGCAACGTTCGgtttgcgcttggctcttcgcctcttcgagaagacgaacaatgatgttactactactgcttctacaatgtcgaatccactgctgcatgtccgtccacaaCGAGCGGGACGGATAGCTTGTTGTAGAAGTACTACTAAGTAAAAGCCTGTCCTCGTTTGCGAGCAACCGCGCGCATGGgtgagggagaaggcgtgtagtaaaatcatagcactggccccacatgcttgcctctaaacttggctgaaagacccgcagtgtacaatatatttgctgcaacctctaacatttacccaccacaaattaaaatatatgtggccgtatgcatcgttctgatgcagaggccggggagccCCATTTTCGTAGAAaaaaacaaattaaaatatatattcctgtcttgaccagatgagcatgcaaactacaatcaccagggtgtcaggtagggccagaagactatttttttaaaaaaaaacttcaAGACGgtcacatagcatggagccgaccccaacaaATTTAAGCTTACAGccacggtacacgctatcctagactactctacacatgaaactgccacatgAGCGTctgggctgcgcttggctcttcgcctcttcgggaagtcgaacaatgatggagtactactgcactggaggagtactacagtacgcttctggccatctgacaccgattgaactgctgcatgtccaccgcgtgcgggagggagagcgtgtagcgaaagcttctcctagtcttgccagccaccacgctcatgggcgagggagggacgctcctgcctttgcgtgtatgacaggtgggcccgacaggtgtgtggccaacctgtcatacagccaaaggcaggtgcagttaagtcggcaagggagaggataatcaaacttctcattgatgtacgagttgacgcgacacatcaaagcactgccctcgatatatttcaataatttgcgtttaccgatgcattaattacaatgcatgcatgcatgccctGACTCTCcctttgatacttgcatgtgttgatttaatgcaccttgaagtagtataaaatatgtgacggtaaagctttgtaataccccggcccaagttgagagatggttgtgcacgaggagggtgagatcatgcagaccgaacaggacccgacgatggagctctctaaggtctcgatggacctcaccgtgctccactgccccttgtgcctccgccccttgacgtctccagtgtatgaggttcaaatacacctcgtccgttcggctaattgagcaaggtgcaggtttcttgattgatgtgctGTTTGATTGATTTCTATagtgcaagggagggcacctggcctGCGGGGACTGCCGCGTCGAGCGCCCCGGGAACCAGCGGCAGTGCCAGAAGTGCGAGCGCGGCAGTGGCTTCGATGTGCGGAACACGGCGGTGGACTCCGTCCTTTCGtcggtgagggtggagtgcccgcatgaaggctgtgggctctacgtcacttaccacaagctcgccgatcaccagagcgtgtgtccgctcgcgccctgcaaatgccccgtgcccgtctacggctacgaaggcccgccgccggcgctctaccaccacatcagcaccgcgCATCCCATGCTAGTGAACAGGATCCAGTACGGCAAGGTGCTCCAGCTTCAAGTTCCACTATCGGAGCCACGGCTCTTGCTGTTCGCGGAGGAGGACCGCCGCGCGTTTTTCTTGGTCGGCGGCATGCTCGACATCGACGCGCCTATCGTCGTGTCGGTCGTCTGCATCAGAGCGGGGGTGTCCCCACTGCCGCACTACGTGGCCAAGCTGTGGGCGAACGGCCCGccgggggagcccaaaggcaCGACTGATGccgtcaaggtggaaatggaggtgacaagcagcaAGGATCCCGGCGACGTCGACGTGCAGGAGCTGACCTTCTTGACAGTTCCTCCTAAGCTGCTGGCCGGGGCTAAGCTtgtgtccctccacattcagactgacaagctcacgtcctaaatgtttctacagtgccttctgtttatcttagtaatatgctaatatagggattaccttggtctacttaagaaatggtgggttttggtggcgataaaaaattatgtttatcaatgcattaattgcaatgcatgcatgcataaagtacatgcattggtcaattttctcttaatacttgcatgcaatgatttaatgcaccttggaatctcaacatgtgttggggaacaaccaaattgagccttataaaatggaaaaagtaaaattttgagataagccctataaaacctgAAAGGAgagagtagaaaaagaagtactccatctgggaatagtgccgcacttcaaACTTGacccatcaataaattttgagcttgtgtctcgtcacattccaaattactccacgctatattgaattgcaaacctgttcacaccgatcacaacctaaacggtttcccacttagtgcgtattagtactcggttataaatactagtatgccaagatgactgtgCGTTCCTCCACAACTCCTCATCGACAAAAACAAACACgccattcagcatccttcccttgcgtctgccatggccagcgtgagttctgggtcgagagattgccaccagggagaggcgagcatggaagcggaagaacgagagatgtcccgcctcgctgcgagagcagccgacatgtcccgccgcgcggaagtagcagcacagaggtcccgccgcaccgctgaagcagcacggaggtcccacCGTGCCGTCGATGCAACAGACTGGTCTGGCCgtgccgcggaagcagcagagatgtcctgcCGGGCCAAAAATGcggcagagatgtcccgccgcgccgcggcggcctgggaaaatttctcgcgggcaggcgacgactgttataggcgcatgcatgcgatcgtccatagccagatggagtAAATCTCtggctgggcgaggttgcaggacgacatgaaagcctcgtttgaacaggctatcggcgtactaagggagggcaatgagaggctccgggccgagcgtgaccttctgagggagaagatcgtccgaagtgcagaccagcaggaggaatctagtgccttgttgaagaggacc belongs to Triticum urartu cultivar G1812 chromosome 7, Tu2.1, whole genome shotgun sequence and includes:
- the LOC125523060 gene encoding putative E3 ubiquitin-protein ligase SINA-like 6 encodes the protein MVVHEEGEIMQTEQDPTMELSKCKGGHLACGDCRVERPGNQRQCQKCERGSGFDVRNTAVDSVLSSVRVECPHEGCGLYVTYHKLADHQSVCPLAPCKCPVPVYGYEGPPPALYHHISTAHPMLVNRIQYGKVLQLQVPLSEPRLLLFAEEDRRAFFLVGGMLDIDAPIVVSVVCIRAGVSPLPHYVAKLWANGPPGEPKGTTDAVKVEMEVTSSKDPGDVDVQELTFLTVPPKLLAGAKLVSLHIQTDKLTS